A window of Calditrichota bacterium contains these coding sequences:
- the folB gene encoding dihydroneopterin aldolase yields the protein MDVIRLSNMVFYAYHGVDENERDAGQRFEVDVELAADLRVPGQTDRLRDTIDAREVYRVVEEVVIQGDFRLVEALAENIAAAVLEHFPVHGVVVRVRKPFAPIPGVCDGIEVEIAREA from the coding sequence TTGGACGTCATCAGGTTGAGCAACATGGTCTTCTACGCCTACCACGGCGTAGATGAGAACGAGCGCGACGCCGGCCAGCGTTTCGAGGTAGATGTCGAGCTGGCTGCTGACTTGCGCGTGCCCGGGCAAACAGATCGCTTGCGCGACACCATAGACGCCCGCGAAGTCTACCGCGTGGTGGAAGAGGTGGTCATCCAGGGGGACTTTCGGCTGGTGGAGGCGCTCGCCGAGAACATTGCGGCAGCGGTTTTGGAGCATTTCCCCGTACATGGGGTGGTCGTCCGGGTGCGCAAACCTTTCGCGCCCATCCCTGGGGTGTGCGACGGTATCGAGGTGGAGATTGCCCGTGAAGCCTGA
- the folK gene encoding 2-amino-4-hydroxy-6-hydroxymethyldihydropteridine diphosphokinase — protein sequence MGWSSGCANLSRPSLGCATVSRWRLPVKPESSEGVHAFLSLGSNLGDRLRNLTLGMEAVAALPATRVVATSRFYETEPVGLQEQPPFLNAVMQIATSLSPHHLLRELQAIELRMGRQRLRRWGPRTLDIDIVLYGSVLFSDAMLTVPHPRFAERRFVLVPLAELAPTLIPPGTSGRTVIELLANCPDRSAVRLMHNARTSSRAIVRGRA from the coding sequence ATGGGGTGGTCGTCCGGGTGCGCAAACCTTTCGCGCCCATCCCTGGGGTGTGCGACGGTATCGAGGTGGAGATTGCCCGTGAAGCCTGAGTCCTCAGAGGGCGTACATGCTTTCCTAAGCCTAGGGAGCAATTTGGGCGACCGCCTGCGAAACCTGACCTTGGGTATGGAAGCGGTAGCAGCTCTGCCGGCAACCAGAGTGGTGGCTACCTCCCGGTTCTATGAAACCGAGCCGGTCGGACTCCAAGAGCAGCCACCATTTCTGAATGCGGTCATGCAGATAGCGACCAGCCTCTCGCCTCACCACCTGCTCAGAGAGCTGCAGGCAATAGAGCTCCGCATGGGGAGGCAGCGGTTGCGGCGCTGGGGCCCTCGCACCTTGGACATCGATATTGTGCTCTACGGCAGCGTGCTTTTCTCTGACGCGATGCTTACCGTGCCGCATCCACGCTTTGCCGAGCGCCGCTTCGTGTTGGTGCCGCTCGCCGAGCTGGCCCCCACGTTGATTCCTCCTGGCACGAGCGGGCGCACTGTCATCGAGCTGCTGGCGAACTGCCCAGACAGAAGCGCGGTACGCCTCATGCACAACGCAAGAACGAGCAGTAGGGCCATAGTTCGGGGTAGAGCGTGA
- a CDS encoding deoxynucleoside kinase, whose translation MKRDYIAIEGVIGVGKTSLATKLGERYNARVVYEKHEENPFLADFYRDPRRYAFQTQMFFLLSRYRQQQEIPQRDLFHEMVVADYLFAKDRIFAHLTLEDRELWLYDHIASLLEQDIPKPDLVIYLQCSLERLMQNIRKRGRTYERNISEDYLRSLNDAYNQFFFHYDATPLLVVNTTQIDFVNNDEHFEDLVRQIERPLSGTEYYSPSPW comes from the coding sequence GTGAAACGCGACTATATCGCTATCGAAGGTGTGATCGGCGTTGGCAAGACCAGTCTGGCCACCAAACTGGGGGAAAGGTACAACGCGCGCGTCGTGTACGAGAAACACGAGGAAAACCCGTTCTTGGCGGACTTTTATCGCGACCCACGCCGTTACGCATTCCAGACGCAGATGTTTTTCTTGCTCAGCAGGTACCGACAGCAGCAAGAGATTCCGCAACGCGACCTGTTCCACGAAATGGTCGTTGCCGACTACCTTTTCGCCAAGGATAGAATTTTCGCCCATCTGACGCTGGAAGATCGGGAGCTATGGCTGTACGACCACATCGCTTCCCTGCTGGAGCAGGACATCCCCAAGCCTGATCTGGTCATCTATCTACAGTGCAGTCTGGAGCGGCTAATGCAGAACATCCGCAAGCGGGGGCGGACGTACGAACGCAACATCTCCGAGGACTATTTGCGCTCGCTCAATGATGCCTACAACCAGTTCTTCTTCCACTATGACGCCACGCCGCTCCTGGTGGTGAACACGACGCAGATCGACTTTGTCAACAATGACGAGCACTTTGAGGACTTGGTGCGGCAAATCGAACGCCCGCTCTCCGGGAC